One window of Anaerolineales bacterium genomic DNA carries:
- a CDS encoding response regulator transcription factor, with the protein MLETPDQHPHRNEAGVFHFHIISSQHLWDNRIVPQTILIVDDERRMVSLLQSYLEQEGYRVATAYNGREALEVARRENPDLVVLDVMMPEMNGYDFMRARRAESDTPIIMLTARVEDDDKVIGLELGADDYVTKPFKPRELMARVRSVLRRSGKNEARGQTLKVRDITLNRETREVNIGDQSTDLTPSEFDLLAALMSAPGKVFSRLDLLDVIQGVRYEGYERTIDTHIKNLRAKMEPEPRNPKYIETVYGVGYRLRKQ; encoded by the coding sequence ATGCTCGAAACACCCGATCAACACCCGCACCGGAACGAGGCGGGTGTTTTTCATTTCCACATAATTTCTTCACAGCATTTATGGGATAATCGAATCGTGCCGCAGACGATCCTTATCGTGGATGATGAAAGACGCATGGTCTCGCTCCTGCAAAGTTACCTCGAGCAGGAGGGCTATCGCGTTGCAACTGCATATAATGGGCGCGAGGCCCTGGAAGTTGCACGACGAGAAAACCCCGACCTGGTGGTGCTCGATGTCATGATGCCCGAAATGAACGGATATGATTTCATGCGCGCCCGCCGGGCAGAGAGCGATACCCCCATCATCATGCTGACCGCCAGGGTGGAAGACGACGACAAAGTCATCGGGCTCGAACTCGGCGCGGACGATTACGTCACAAAGCCGTTCAAACCGCGCGAGCTGATGGCGCGTGTGCGCAGCGTCCTGCGGCGCTCCGGAAAGAACGAAGCCAGAGGCCAAACCCTGAAAGTGCGCGACATTACGCTCAACCGGGAAACCCGCGAAGTGAACATCGGCGACCAAAGCACGGACCTGACCCCTTCCGAGTTCGACCTGCTTGCAGCGCTCATGTCTGCGCCGGGAAAGGTGTTTTCCCGCCTCGACCTGCTGGATGTTATCCAGGGTGTGCGCTATGAAGGGTATGAGCGCACGATCGACACGCACATCAAGAACCTGCGCGCGAAAATGGAGCCCGAACCGCGGAACCCGAAATACATCGAAACCGTGTACGGGGTCGGATATCGTTTGCGGAAACAATGA